A window of Methylomonas sp. 11b genomic DNA:
GTGTTGATGGCTGATTTCGGCAAAGTGTTTGCCGCTAACGGGATTGTCGATCAATTTTTTAACACGAATCTCAAGGCATTTGTCGATACTACAGCGGTGCAATGGCAGGAACTCAGCTCTGATAAGGCTTTAGGTTTATCGGCAGCCAGTATTCGCCAGTTTCAGATCGCCGCGAAAATTCGTGACGCATTTTTTCCCGGTGGTGGCGCGGTGCCGCAAGTGCAATTCGAGTTAAAACCCTTGGCATTGGACGACAAAGTCAGTACCTTCAGATTAAATGTCGAAGGCCAGGAGTTGGTTTATCGCCACGGTCCTGAGCAACTTACCAAGTTTCAGTGGCCCGGCACCAATAACAGTGCCGGTGTCAGAGTGGTGTTTGAAGGTTTGGATGGCAAACAGCTTAGCAAGTCCAAGGAAGGGGCTTGGGCACTATTTAGAATGTTCGACGAGTTCAATATCCAGCCTACCGGCTTGCCGGACCGCTTTAATTTGACCGTACAACTGGAGGGCTATACCGCTAAGTTCGAATTGCGCGCAGCCAGCGTCAATAATCCATTTGGCATCAGTGAATATCAAAGTTTCCGTTGCCCGGAGTCGCTATGAATTCTATGGATGGGCTGAGCGTCGGCTTTTTTGGGAAAGTACCGGGATTGGGGGATTTTGTCAGTCGGCGCTTGCCCAGGCACTTTATCGAGCCATGGGATAATTGGTTACAAGCCTCTATGCGTTCCAGCCAGGAAACATTAGGAGAGAGCTGGTTATCCTTGTTTTTGGTTAGCCCGCTTTGGCGTTTTGCTCTGAGACCGGGTGTGTGCGGTGCGAGTGCCTGGGCCGGTGTCATGATGCCCAGCGTCGATAGGGTGGGCCGCTATTATCCGTTGACTTTGGCGCAAGCTGTAAGTGCGGAATCGTTGCTGTCATTGTTTTCGCCGGAATCGGATTGGTTTGCACAATTGGAAGACGCCGCGCTATCGGTGTTGAACGAGTCCTGCGATCTGGATCGGTTTGATAAGGGGCTGATGGAAATCGGTTCGGCTGACAGCCTGACGCCGCAGCGTTTTCAAGCTGATTCTAACGGCGGCTTGGCTGCATCCAACGGCAAGCCCGCGTTTCGTTTCGATTTGGAGGGCCTGGATCAGACGGATGCAGTGTTTCCACGCTTGAGTCAGAGTTTGCTGGAACGCTTTATGCCCGGTTACAGCATTTGGGCGAGTGAAGGCGGCCAGACGAATCGTCCGAGTTTGCTGGTTTGCGAAGGTTTGCCGCCTATCGATGCTTATGCGAGTTTTTTGCAGGGTATGCCGCAGGCTGGCAGATCTTGGCATATGCAGAGTTATCGGCAAGACCAAAGTGTCAAAAAAATCGAGAGCGAGCCAAGTGCATCTGCGGTAGGCGCTGCGGCGAGTCAGGTCTTAACGCCGCCTAACTCGACAATGTGGGCGTCCTACGGGGTTACAGTGGTCGGCAATAAGCGCAAGCATAATGAAGATGCCTTGCTCGATTGCCCGTCACTGGGCTTATGGGTGGTTGCTGATGGCATGGGTGGGCATCAATCCGGCGATGTTGCCAGCCGCTTGGTGGTGGATTCTCTATCGACGTTGGAATTTACCGAAAACCTGGATAATCAGGTCGAAGAGGTTTCCCGCAAATTACATAAGATCAACGAAGATTTATGCCGCTTTGCCTCGGGCATTCAGCAAGGCAGTATTGTCGGAACCACGGTAGTGGCCTTACTGGCTAAGGGGGACAAGTGCGCGGCGATTTGGGCTGGTGACAGTCGCTTGTACCAATTGCGCCAAGGCGAGTTTACGCAGATTACCCGCGACCATACCTTAATTGACGAATTGATGGATTCCGGTGTGATGACCCGGGAAGTCGCGGCCCAACAAGTTGGCGCGAATGTGATTACCCGCGCGGTGGGCGGGCAATTGACGCTGGCATTGGATGTGCTGCGCTTTCAGGCGGCCGGCGGTGATCGTTATCTGCTATGCAGCGATGGCTTGGATAAAGAGTTATCGGAAGCCGAGATTGCGGAATTGATGGGCTTAGGAAGTTGTCAGTCGGCCGCCGAAGCCCTGATTAACCAGGCGTTAAGCAGAAGCGGCCGAGATAACATTACCGTATTAGTCGCCGAATTTAGTGGTTAAGCCGAAATCAGGATGTTGTCCTAAAGTCCGGAATCTTAGGTTTCAAGCATCTTTGGGAAAATACGATTCAACAATTGTATAAACGCGTGAATTCCCGAACGGGCGGCGGTGTTCGGTGGTGTCTTTGGGTAATGTCTGTCAATGAGTGCTTAGTGCAGATAGACCAAATGACGTGAAGAAGCCGATGTGATCATTTGGCGACGCTAAGACCGCGAGGTTTTAGCGCCACGAAACACTAGACGGATTTTCTCAATGGAAAACGGTATTTCCCATCTCGGTAGCCCATCCGCAAGTACCGAATATCGTATCCGTTACGAAATATCGTGCCGACTTGTCTTTGCAATGGTGTGTCCATGTTGCGATTTAATACGCTGATTCAGTTGTAAGTTATTTTATTTCAATGTCTTATAGTTTGCTTGGCGATGGGTTCATAAGTTGGCATGTTAAATGATAAAGATGAGTTACCTATTGATGAGCAAATGCAAATTGATAGGTATAAGATTCTGCGACATTTAGGGTTGTTTTAGTTTAAAGCGTGACATGAAAAACCGACTAGACTAATGCGAATTAGTTTTGGGCTTAATAAAGGCGTAACAAGTCCGGGGCAGTATAGAATTGGGTCGATTGTAAGAAACGGGGCGCCAGGCACAAGGTTTCGTTGCAGCTTTTCAATCGGTTGATGTTAACAATTGCATGACCATAGAGGCGTAAAAATGGCGGATTTGTCCGGATTACTAGAACCTGTTTCGGCCGAGCAGCCTTGTGGCGATAACCTTGAGTATGACAATGCCAGAGTGGCGTTGGACACCAATATTTTAGGGACCCCGGAAAATCAGTTTTCTGGAGAGAAAGCGCTACCGCCTAACTGGCGCGAGGTCTATAAAGAGGCCTTGGCGTTGTTGCAACGTTCCAAAGATTTGCAAGTCATTTTGTACTTGATCCGGACACTGATCAACGTTGAAGGTTGGAGAGGTTTTCGCGATGGACTGGGCTTTCTGGAAGAATCTTTGACTCGTTATTGGGATTCCATACACCCTCAGCTTGATCCCGACGATGGTATGGATCCGACGTCGCGAATCAATATTTTGGAAGAGCTTGCCAGCTTCGACCTGATAATCAGGCCCCTAAGTTTGGCGGTGCTGGTTGAGTCGAAAGCAATCGGCAGGTTTTGTTTGCGTGACATTCAGTATGCAACCGACCGGCTGGAAGTGCCCAAGGGCCTTGCAAAGCCAGACAATGGCGCTATCAACGCGGCTTTTCTGGATATGGATGACGCGGCGTTAACCGATAATTATCAGGCGGTACTTGATAGCATCAAAATTGTCGAGCGGATCGACGCTTTCGTTAACGAAAAAGTCGGAGCCAGCCAAGGCGCGGTATTGACGCCGTTGAAAGCTTTACTGAAGGAAGTCCGGGATGATTTCGATCATTACGCCGGGTCGCGGTTGTCTAGCGATGTCGAGAGTGAGGCAATCGACGATGGCAGCACCGCCGAGGCAGGTAATGATGTAAAGCCAGTCAAATCCAAAGCAGTGGGCGGTGCTATTGAGTCGCGTCAAGATGTGGTGAGAACTTTGGATGCGCTTTGTAAATATTATGCGGATTACGAGCCGTCTAGTCCCGTGCCCATTTTGTTGCGCCGGGCCAAGCATCTGGCAAACGCGGATTTCCTGGAAATCGTCCAAAACTTAATGCCGGATGCGCTTTCCCAAATAACTGCGATAAAGGGTCCCGACCCGAGTTAGAAACTGATTTTTGGTAGTCCTTCTTAATGTCAAGCGGAGAATACAATGGCTGAAAGTAGTCAGAAGTTTATACAACGAAACCGGGCTCCCCGGGTGCAGATTGAATACGATGTCGAACTCTATGGTTCCGAGAAAAAGGTGCAGTTGCCGTTCGTGATGGGCGTCATGTCGGATTTGTCCGGCAAGCCGGCTGAACCGTTGGCACCGGTGGCTGATCGTAAATTGTTGGAAATCGATGTCGATAATTTCAATGATCGATTGAAATCGATGAAACCGCGGGTCGCGTTTCAAGTTGCCAATACCTTGACCGGTGAAGGCAATTTGAACGTCGACATTACGTTCGAAAGTATGGATGACTTTTCTCCGGCAGCCGTTGCCAAAAAAGTGGCAGGTTTGGACAAAGTGTTGGAAGCCAGAACCCAGTTGTCCAATTTGATTACCTATATGGACGGCAAAACCGGCGCAGAGGAATTAATCGCGAAGTTAGTTAACGACCCCGCGTTGTTACAAACCTTGGCTGCTTCGGCGAAACCGGCGGAAGCAGGCGGTGATGCGGCTGAAGGAAAAGGGGAGTAAGCCATGGCTGAATTAGAAACCCAAGGCGGACAAGGCGCTACCCAAACCCTGGAATTGGACGATTTTTCCGCATTATTATCCAAGGAGTTCAAACCAGGCACCGAGGCAGCCAATCAGGTCAATACCGCAGTAACAACGCTGGCGCAATACGCGTTGCAGGATGTTTCCAAAGTATCCGACGATGCCATTAAAACGATCCAGTCGATTATCGCCAGCCTGGATCAGAAAATCACCGAACAATTGAATCTCGTCATACACCATCCCGATTTTCAAAAACTGGAAGGCGCTTGGCGCGGCTTGCATTACTTGGTCAACAACACCGAAACCGACGAAATGTTGAAAATTCGGGTGTTGAATATCACCAAAAACGAGCTGGGTAAAACGCTGAAAAAATTCAAAGGTACTGCCTGGGACCAAAGCCCCCTGTTCAAAAAATTGTACGAAGAAGAATACGGCACGTTTGGCGGCGAACCCTTCGGTTGCTTGGTGGGCGACTACCATTTCGATCACAGTCCGCAAGATGTGGAATTGTTGGGCGAGATGGCAAAAATCAGCGCCTCCGCGCATACCCCGTTCATTTCCGGCGTGGCGCCATCGGTGCTGCAAATGGAAAGTTGGTCTGAATTGGCCAATCCACGCGATTTGACCAAAATTTTTCAAACGCCGGAATACGCGGCGTGGCGCTCGTTGCGGGAGTCCGAAGATTCGCGTTACCTCGGTTTGGCTATGCCGCGCTTCCTGAGCCGTTTACCCTATGGCTCGAAAACCGATCCGGTCGAAGAGTTTGATTTCGAAGAAGATACCTCTGGGGCCGATAGCAGTAAATATACTTGGTCTAATGCTGCTTACGCGATGGCAGTCAACATCAATCGCTCGTTCAAATATTACGGTTGGTGTTCGCAGATTCGCGGTATTGAATCGGGTGGCGCAGTGGAAGGATTACCGGTGCATTCGTTTCCGACCGATGAAGGCGGCGTCGACATGAAGTGCCCGACCGAAATCGCCATTACCGACCGCCGTGAAGCGGAATTGGCCAAAAGCGGTTTCATGCCCTTGTTGCACAAAAAAAATACCGATTTCGCCGCATTCATCGGTGCGCAATCGCTGCAAAAACCGGCTGAATACACTGATCCGGATGCTACCGCCAACGCCAATCTGGCGGCGCGTCTGCCTTACTTGTTTGCTACCTGCCGGTTTGCGCACTACCTGAAATGCATCGTTCGAGACAAAATCGGCTCGTTCAAGGAGCGCCAAGACATGCAGGCGTGGTTGAACACCTGGATTAGCCAATACGTGTTGACCAATCCGGCTGTGGCCACCGAAAAAGATAAAGCGCGTCGACCATTGGCTGGCGCGGAAGTGGTGGTCGAGGAAGTCGAGGGTAATCCTGGATATTATCAATCTAAGTTTTTCCTGAGGCCGCACTATCAGTTGGAAGGGTTGACGGTTTCCTTGCGACTGACATCTAAATTACCGTCGCAAAAAGGTTAGGTCCTATTCGTTGAATAAGGCTAGGAAGTACGCTAGTTGCCGGGGTAGTAATACGAAATTCCCGGCAGTGGCGGTAAGTCGTTTTATATCCCGGCTTGCCGGAGCTGTAAATCAGTGGGTGGATACCCGTTTATATTTTTATCACTAACTTCGAAAGGAGAGCATTATGATCTTATTAAAATTCGCGACAGAAATTAAAGGCGATAGCACCGTAGCCAGCCATACGGACTGGATTACCGTAGACAGTTTGCAAATGGGCGTAGGTCGTTCTATTTCCACCAGCGGCGTCGGCAAAGACCGCGATACCAGCAATCCTTCGTTTTCCGAAGTCACCCTGACTAAAAGCATGGACATCGCGTCCGTGGACCTGTGGATGCAGTCTATCTGCGGCAAAAGCTTAGGCACAGCAACATTCCATTTCATTCAAACCGGCGGCGCAGATGCCAAGGGTCAAGTGTATCTGGAAATCGAACTGGCCGACGCTATCATCAGCGGCTACAGCCAATCCAGCGGCGGTGACCGCCCTCACGAGAGCATATCCATCAACTTCAACGAAATAAAAATGAAGTACAACACTTTCGGCGAAGGCGAAGCACCGGCCGCCGGCGCATTCAAAGGCTGGAACTTGATGAAAAACGAAACCGTGTAATCCCCGACCCCGGTGGAACCAACACCACTGGGGTTATTTTTACACTCATCGGAGAATCGTATGCAGGACGTTTCACGTCTTATCGCCGAAGGCGAGCTGGACGCGGCATTGCAGCAGACCCAGCAGCACATCAGACAAAATCCGGCCGATCCTAAATCTCGGATCCTGCTGTTTCAGCTGTATTGCGTGCAGGGCTTATGGGACAAGGCGCTAAATCAGCTTAATGTGCTGCGCGACTTGGACGCCTCCACCTTATTGATGGTTAGTACCTACGAACAAGTTTTACTCTGCGAAGCGTTGCGCAAGGACGTGTTTGCCGCACGCAAAACGCCGCTGATTTTTGGCGAGCCGCCAGCGTGGTTGGCTTTACTGCTAGAAGCCCTAATACGGGAAAACAACGGTGATTTTCAGCAGGCCGCAGCGTTACGAACAGAGGCTTTGCAGCAGGCACCGGCTACTGCCGGAGCGCTGGACGGTACGCCGTTTGAGTGGTTAGCGGACGCTGATAGCCGTTTGGGGCCGGTGTTGGAGGCCATCGTCAATGGCCGCTACTACTGGGTGCCGTTTATGCAGATCAGCAAGATACAGCTGGAAAAACCCACCGATTTACGCGATTTGGTATGGATACCGGCGCAATTTACCTGGATCAATGGCGGCGAAGCCAGCGGCTTGATACCTTGCCGTTATCCGGGCTCGGAAGCCGACTCGGACGCTCGCATCCGCCTGTCGCGTCTAACCGAATGGAACGAAGTCGCCGACGCTGTAATGCATGGTAAGGGACAGCGCTTATTGGCCACCGACGTCGACGATTACGCGTTGCTGGATGTCCGTACTATAGAATTCAATGCGCCGGCAGGGCTTGAATAATGGCCGATTTACTGCATGCGGAACGTCTTCAACCATCCCTGCTGGATCGGTTGACCGATGAAGCTCCCGACAAACGCGCGGAAACCCGCGAGCAACGCGTGATGTCCTTACGCCAGTTGCGGCAAAGCGTATTACGTGATTTAAGCTGGCTGCTTAATACCGCGGCGTTTGAGAGCATGGTCAATTTGGCCGACTATCCGTTTGTAGCGCGTTCGGTACTGAATTACGGAACGCCGGTCCTTTCCGGCGTTTCGCTGACCGGGATTGACGTTAAAAAGATCGAACGCAAAGTCAGGCAGGCGATTAACGATTTCGAGCCGAGAATCTTGGCGGACTCGCTGTCGGTGGAATTGGCGAAAGCCGATGATCAAATGAATCACAAGGCGCTGTCGTTTCGTATCGAAGGCGATTTGTGGGCGCAGCCGTTGCCGATACATTTATACATTCGCAGCGATCTGGATTTGGAAACCGGCGAAATCAGCGTGAAGGAACTGGACGGTTAACGATGGATCCCCGGCTGCTTAAATACTATAACCGCGAAT
This region includes:
- the tagF gene encoding type VI secretion system-associated protein TagF produces the protein MNSMDGLSVGFFGKVPGLGDFVSRRLPRHFIEPWDNWLQASMRSSQETLGESWLSLFLVSPLWRFALRPGVCGASAWAGVMMPSVDRVGRYYPLTLAQAVSAESLLSLFSPESDWFAQLEDAALSVLNESCDLDRFDKGLMEIGSADSLTPQRFQADSNGGLAASNGKPAFRFDLEGLDQTDAVFPRLSQSLLERFMPGYSIWASEGGQTNRPSLLVCEGLPPIDAYASFLQGMPQAGRSWHMQSYRQDQSVKKIESEPSASAVGAAASQVLTPPNSTMWASYGVTVVGNKRKHNEDALLDCPSLGLWVVADGMGGHQSGDVASRLVVDSLSTLEFTENLDNQVEEVSRKLHKINEDLCRFASGIQQGSIVGTTVVALLAKGDKCAAIWAGDSRLYQLRQGEFTQITRDHTLIDELMDSGVMTREVAAQQVGANVITRAVGGQLTLALDVLRFQAAGGDRYLLCSDGLDKELSEAEIAELMGLGSCQSAAEALINQALSRSGRDNITVLVAEFSG
- the tssA gene encoding type VI secretion system protein TssA, with translation MADLSGLLEPVSAEQPCGDNLEYDNARVALDTNILGTPENQFSGEKALPPNWREVYKEALALLQRSKDLQVILYLIRTLINVEGWRGFRDGLGFLEESLTRYWDSIHPQLDPDDGMDPTSRINILEELASFDLIIRPLSLAVLVESKAIGRFCLRDIQYATDRLEVPKGLAKPDNGAINAAFLDMDDAALTDNYQAVLDSIKIVERIDAFVNEKVGASQGAVLTPLKALLKEVRDDFDHYAGSRLSSDVESEAIDDGSTAEAGNDVKPVKSKAVGGAIESRQDVVRTLDALCKYYADYEPSSPVPILLRRAKHLANADFLEIVQNLMPDALSQITAIKGPDPS
- the tssB gene encoding type VI secretion system contractile sheath small subunit → MAESSQKFIQRNRAPRVQIEYDVELYGSEKKVQLPFVMGVMSDLSGKPAEPLAPVADRKLLEIDVDNFNDRLKSMKPRVAFQVANTLTGEGNLNVDITFESMDDFSPAAVAKKVAGLDKVLEARTQLSNLITYMDGKTGAEELIAKLVNDPALLQTLAASAKPAEAGGDAAEGKGE
- the tssC gene encoding type VI secretion system contractile sheath large subunit, with the translated sequence MAELETQGGQGATQTLELDDFSALLSKEFKPGTEAANQVNTAVTTLAQYALQDVSKVSDDAIKTIQSIIASLDQKITEQLNLVIHHPDFQKLEGAWRGLHYLVNNTETDEMLKIRVLNITKNELGKTLKKFKGTAWDQSPLFKKLYEEEYGTFGGEPFGCLVGDYHFDHSPQDVELLGEMAKISASAHTPFISGVAPSVLQMESWSELANPRDLTKIFQTPEYAAWRSLRESEDSRYLGLAMPRFLSRLPYGSKTDPVEEFDFEEDTSGADSSKYTWSNAAYAMAVNINRSFKYYGWCSQIRGIESGGAVEGLPVHSFPTDEGGVDMKCPTEIAITDRREAELAKSGFMPLLHKKNTDFAAFIGAQSLQKPAEYTDPDATANANLAARLPYLFATCRFAHYLKCIVRDKIGSFKERQDMQAWLNTWISQYVLTNPAVATEKDKARRPLAGAEVVVEEVEGNPGYYQSKFFLRPHYQLEGLTVSLRLTSKLPSQKG
- a CDS encoding type VI secretion system tube protein Hcp; this encodes MILLKFATEIKGDSTVASHTDWITVDSLQMGVGRSISTSGVGKDRDTSNPSFSEVTLTKSMDIASVDLWMQSICGKSLGTATFHFIQTGGADAKGQVYLEIELADAIISGYSQSSGGDRPHESISINFNEIKMKYNTFGEGEAPAAGAFKGWNLMKNETV
- a CDS encoding type VI secretion system accessory protein TagJ, which produces MQDVSRLIAEGELDAALQQTQQHIRQNPADPKSRILLFQLYCVQGLWDKALNQLNVLRDLDASTLLMVSTYEQVLLCEALRKDVFAARKTPLIFGEPPAWLALLLEALIRENNGDFQQAAALRTEALQQAPATAGALDGTPFEWLADADSRLGPVLEAIVNGRYYWVPFMQISKIQLEKPTDLRDLVWIPAQFTWINGGEASGLIPCRYPGSEADSDARIRLSRLTEWNEVADAVMHGKGQRLLATDVDDYALLDVRTIEFNAPAGLE
- the tssE gene encoding type VI secretion system baseplate subunit TssE, producing the protein MADLLHAERLQPSLLDRLTDEAPDKRAETREQRVMSLRQLRQSVLRDLSWLLNTAAFESMVNLADYPFVARSVLNYGTPVLSGVSLTGIDVKKIERKVRQAINDFEPRILADSLSVELAKADDQMNHKALSFRIEGDLWAQPLPIHLYIRSDLDLETGEISVKELDG